One Punica granatum isolate Tunisia-2019 chromosome 3, ASM765513v2, whole genome shotgun sequence genomic window carries:
- the LOC116201585 gene encoding methyltransferase-like protein 22 isoform X3, whose amino-acid sequence MEQRVESPTSAIDDGDSNRDDEEEEEEVMSEVHIGCPPGTSGPHISLFTISIPPEDRSPEHGEVCVDEDGDLVLTRRSKPSTHCFTVTIQHNITSSIPRVGLQVWKAELVLSDFVWHTMSTSSKLDQITAVELGAGTGLVGMLLARAAEKVFLTDRGDDILENCLKNVHLNDGVLNYKAAIYVRELDWMKQWPPEVTLTNIAPQERYSWTCSEIEAAEGASLLLAADVIYSDDLTDALFNTLERLMSRAIEKVLYLALEKRYNFNLDEMDVVANGYSHFRDFVRDEGENDIVDKEVPCFVGKCIDLTQIPRYIDSYDRGDDVELWEIKYVRGKSSLLSNVEGS is encoded by the exons ATGGAGCAGAGAGTTGAATCGCCAACTTCTGCCATCGACGATGGAGATTCGAATagagatgatgaagaagaggaggaggaggtgatGAGTGAGGTTCACATAGGCTGCCCTCCGGGTACCTCGGGCCCCCACATCTCCCTCTTCACCATCTCCATTCCACCAG AGGATCGATCTCCGGAGCATGGAGAGGTCTGTGTGGACGAAGATGGTGATCTTGTTCTGACAAGACGGAGCA AGCCATCTACCCATTGTTTTACTGTGACCATACAGCATAATATCACATCTTCCATTCCCAGAGTTGGTTTACAG GTCTGGAAAGCAGAACTAGTGTTGTCAGATTTTGTGTGGCATACTATGTCTACTTCATCCAAACTAGATCAGATCACTGCAGTTGAACTTGGTGCTGGAACAG GGCTGGTTGGTATGTTGCTGGCACGTGCTGCTGAAAAAGTTTTCCTCACAG ATCGTGGAGATGATATCCTTGAGAACTGCTTAAAGAATGTCCACCTCAATGACGGAGTTCTCAATTATAAAGCTGCTATTTATGTACGTGAACTTGATTGGATGAAACAGTGGCCTCCTGAAGTAACACTAACGAACATTGCACCACAAGAAAG GTACTCATGGACTTGCTCAGAAATTGAAGCAGCTGAGGGCGCTTCTTTACTTTTAGCTGCTGATGTAATCTATAGCGATGATCTCACTGATGCATTATTCAATACCTTGGAGAGATTGATGTCTCGAGCAATAGAAAAG GTACTATATTTGGCATTGGAAAAGCGATACAATTTCAATCTCGATGAAATGGATGTTGTTGCAAATGGTTACTCTCACTTTCGGGATTTTGTCAGAGACGAGGGAG AAAACGATATTGTTGACAAGGAGGTGCCATGTTTTGTGGGCAAATGCATCGATCTTACTCAAATTCCACGGTACATAGATTCTTATGATCGGGGAGATGATGTTGAGCTTTGGGAGATCAAGTATGTCAGGGGAAAGTCTTCTTTACTGTCAAACGTCGAGGGATCTTGA
- the LOC116201583 gene encoding protein ALTERED PHOSPHATE STARVATION RESPONSE 1-like encodes MGCTQSKIEDEEAVIRCKERKQHMKDALAFRNAFAAAHSAYVVALKNTGAALSDYAHGEVQNPLQLAPSHSGPAAAAAQLSYEFPVPPPPLPNFGSQAPLQRAVSAPEIKILKEEGRQVEPTIQEGDEEDELESEASGSLRHRSSRGRPQPPQKPPSPPRSAAAPPHVESQPLATPPQDYYDYFFPPVENVPGPSLSEVVEEVKVDKQHIEAKVHDEMPGRVERHADVAPEPAMEKVVEPPPPPPVGGKILKKGKGGSMGAEGKRSQKNINLALIFVELDDHFLKASESAHEVSKMLEATRLHYHSNFADNRGHIDHSARVMRVITWNRSFRGLQNADDGKDDFDSEENETHATVLDKLLAWEKKLYDEVKGGEQLKIDYQKKVAMLNKQKKRSTSSESLEKIKAAVSHLHTRYIVDMQSMDSTVSEINRLRDEQLYPKLVQLVDGMARMWEIMRDHHYTQQKIVLNLKYLDISQSPKETSDHHHGRTIQLLNVVGEWHLQSGLLVDNQRKYVKALYSWLRLNLVPIESSLKERVSSPPRAQSPPIKKLLHAWQDGLEKLPDELARTAIYNFRAVIDTLVNLQQDEIKQRDKCEETRKELARKERSFEDWKRKLMERTTPAGDAEADDERHRNALAEKEVAIEVLKNRLKEEQEAYERVCLQVREKSLVSFRNRMPELFTAMAGFAAACTDMYKELRLVSQQHPIAVNGEASPTE; translated from the exons ATGGGGTGCACGCAGTCGAAGATCGAGGACGAAGAGGCTGTCATCCGATGCAAGGAGCGGAAGCAGCACATGAAGGATGCCCTGGCCTTCCGGAACGCCTTCGCCGCTGCCCACTCCGCCTACGTGGTGGCCCTCAAGAACACCGGCGCTGCCCTTAGTGATTATGCCCATGGAGAGGTACAGAATCCCCTCCAGCTCGCCCCCAGTCACTCAGGCCCCGCCGCTGCGGCAGCTCAGCTCTCTTACGAGTTTCCGGTGCCGCCTCCGCCTTTGCCGAACTTCGGCTCTCAGGCACCGCTCCAGCGGGCGGTTAGCGCCCCGGAGATAAAGATCCTGAAGGAGGAGGGAAGGCAGGTGGAGCCGACGATCCAGGAGGGCGATGAGGAAGATGAGCTGGAGAGCGAGGCAAGCGGCAGTCTTAGGCATAGGAGCAGCAGGGGTCGGCCCCAGCCGCCGCAGAAGCCGCCATCTCCGCCACGATCGGCGGCGGCGCCGCCTCATGTGGAAAGCCAGCCCCTTGCCACCCCTCCTCAGGACTATTACGATTACTTCTTTCCTCCTGTGGAGAACGTGCCTGGACCAAGCCTGAGCGAGGTGGTGGAGGAGGTCAAGGTCGATAAGCAGCATATAGAGGCGAAGGTCCATGATGAAATGCCCGGGAGAGTGGAACGCCATGCCGATGTGGCTCCAGAACCGGCAATGGAGAAGGTGGTGGAACCGCCCCCACCACCCCCAGTGGGAGGGAAGATTCTGAAGAAAGGGAAGGGAGGATCTATGGGAGCAGAGGGGAAGAGGTCCCAGAAGAATATCAATTTGGCCCTGATATTTGTGGAGCTTGATGATCATTTCCTGAAGGCTTCGGAGAGTGCCCATGAAGTGTCAAAGATGCTGGAGGCTACTCGGTTGCATTACCACTCAAATTTTGCAGATAATCGCG GTCATATTGACCACTCAGCAAGGGTGATGCGTGTTATTACTTGGAATCGGTCGTTTAGGGGGTTGCAGAATGCTGATGATGGGAAGGATGACTTCGATTCTGAAGAAAATGAAACTCATGCCACTGTCTTGGATAAGTTGTTGGCTTGGGAGAAGAAGTTGTACGATGAAGTGAAG GGAGGTGAGCAATTGAAAATCGACTATCAAAAGAAGGTTGCTATGCTTAACAAGCAAAAGAAACGTAGCACCAGCTCTGAATCTCTGGAGAAAATAAAAGCGGCTGTGAGTCATTTGCACACGAGATACATCGTTGACATGCAATCCATGGATTCAACTGTTTCAGAAATAAATCGTCTGAGAGATGAACAATTGTACCCAAAGCTTGTGCAGTTAGTGGATGG GATGGCTAGAATGTGGGAGATCATGAGGGATCACCATTACACTCAACAAAAGATTGTGCTCAACTTAAAATATCTGGACATCTCCCAATCACCTAAGGAGACAAGTGATCACCATCATGGTCGAACCATTCAGCTTCTTAATGTAGTCGGAGAATGGCACTTGCAGTCTGGATTGCTTGTGGATAATCAGAGGAAGTACGTAAAAGCACTATACAGTTGGTTGAGGTTGAACCTGGTCCCAATAGAGAGCAGCTTGAAGGAGAGGGTTTCTTCCCCTCCTCGGGCCCAGAGCCCCCCAATTAAGAAACTCCTCCATGCTTGGCAGGATGGCCTTGAGAAACTCCCTGATGAGCTTGCACGAACCGCAATCTATAACTTCCGTGCCGTTATAGACACGCTTGTGAATCTCCAACAGGATGAAATCAAGCAGAGAGACAAGTGCGAGGAAACAAGGAAGGAGCTCGCTCGCAAGGAGCGGAGTTTTGAGGACTGGAAGAGGAAGCTTATGGAGCGGACGACCCCAGCTGGTGATGCGGAGGCTGATGATGAGCGCCACAGGAACGCCCTAGCAGAGAAGGAAGTGGCAATTGAAGTACTCAAAAATAGGTTGAAGGAAGAACAGGAAGCTTACGAGAGGGTGTGCCTGCAGGTGAGGGAGAAATCCCTGGTGAGTTTTAGGAACCGTATGCCCGAGCTCTTCACTGCTATGGCGGGCTTTGCTGCTGCCTGCACAGACATGTACAAGGAGCTGAGGTTGGTATCACAGCAGCATCCGATCGCTGTAAATGGTGAAGCTTCCCCGACGGAATGA
- the LOC116201585 gene encoding methyltransferase-like protein 22 isoform X2, which translates to MEQRVESPTSAIDDGDSNRDDEEEEEEVMSEVHIGCPPGTSGPHISLFTISIPPDCVTRDSNLSAEDRSPEHGEVCVDEDGDLVLTRRSKPSTHCFTVTIQHNITSSIPRVGLQVWKAELVLSDFVWHTMSTSSKLDQITAVELGAGTGLVGMLLARAAEKVFLTDRGDDILENCLKNVHLNDGVLNYKAAIYVRELDWMKQWPPEVTLTNIAPQERYSWTCSEIEAAEGASLLLAADVIYSDDLTDALFNTLERLMSRAIEKVLYLALEKRYNFNLDEMDVVANGYSHFRDFVRDEGENDIVDKEVPCFVGKCIDLTQIPRYIDSYDRGDDVELWEIKYVRGKSSLLSNVEGS; encoded by the exons ATGGAGCAGAGAGTTGAATCGCCAACTTCTGCCATCGACGATGGAGATTCGAATagagatgatgaagaagaggaggaggaggtgatGAGTGAGGTTCACATAGGCTGCCCTCCGGGTACCTCGGGCCCCCACATCTCCCTCTTCACCATCTCCATTCCACCAG ATTGTGTGACCAGAGATAGTAACCTGTCTGCAGAGGATCGATCTCCGGAGCATGGAGAGGTCTGTGTGGACGAAGATGGTGATCTTGTTCTGACAAGACGGAGCA AGCCATCTACCCATTGTTTTACTGTGACCATACAGCATAATATCACATCTTCCATTCCCAGAGTTGGTTTACAG GTCTGGAAAGCAGAACTAGTGTTGTCAGATTTTGTGTGGCATACTATGTCTACTTCATCCAAACTAGATCAGATCACTGCAGTTGAACTTGGTGCTGGAACAG GGCTGGTTGGTATGTTGCTGGCACGTGCTGCTGAAAAAGTTTTCCTCACAG ATCGTGGAGATGATATCCTTGAGAACTGCTTAAAGAATGTCCACCTCAATGACGGAGTTCTCAATTATAAAGCTGCTATTTATGTACGTGAACTTGATTGGATGAAACAGTGGCCTCCTGAAGTAACACTAACGAACATTGCACCACAAGAAAG GTACTCATGGACTTGCTCAGAAATTGAAGCAGCTGAGGGCGCTTCTTTACTTTTAGCTGCTGATGTAATCTATAGCGATGATCTCACTGATGCATTATTCAATACCTTGGAGAGATTGATGTCTCGAGCAATAGAAAAG GTACTATATTTGGCATTGGAAAAGCGATACAATTTCAATCTCGATGAAATGGATGTTGTTGCAAATGGTTACTCTCACTTTCGGGATTTTGTCAGAGACGAGGGAG AAAACGATATTGTTGACAAGGAGGTGCCATGTTTTGTGGGCAAATGCATCGATCTTACTCAAATTCCACGGTACATAGATTCTTATGATCGGGGAGATGATGTTGAGCTTTGGGAGATCAAGTATGTCAGGGGAAAGTCTTCTTTACTGTCAAACGTCGAGGGATCTTGA
- the LOC116201484 gene encoding F-box protein At5g49610-like, protein MDLFSSLYLSARNFAHDVLYAVMETYETEDDDQAQPTVATLPTDVLTEILLRLPAENLVQLKSVCKRWHRLINSKDFAELHLQRWRFQGGIVFKTRRCKIKGKVNRACHELFFCFSLCPYEFYLLSQLSFEYNGGDLNVYRQNVPLENCLHALNIFILLDSCNGLVLCGIPNREPQLFICNPVTRSYRLLPSPDIDCNLEEVYWTFTHDLSDKKYRILGLSDTDLLIFELHEDKDRQTTWKKLHISSNIRVFEYDHEIMARVFVNGKIHFLVNYLQDDGDERAMACMCSFDIKMEEVQDVVYFPELRPLKRRRNFKDALFASNGMFYIAYNLSGKQLDLWVLRDVENPKWSRLREIQLESAHGLLPMGEGGRFGCRVRSMTILGEGSSLLVKYGKKMFVCDMSSGEWKRVSEVFDAINTPGFYGWHMEKKHTLHVSSLISWGNYSQVVNQPCRRTSPSDPFISLNIDVICVICVIISMCLGLAIWVRLTFSGGFALFYMCE, encoded by the coding sequence ATGGACTTGTTCTCTTCCCTGTACTTATCGGCAAGAAACTTCGCGCATGACGTCTTGTATGCCGTCATGGAGACATACGAGACGGAAGATGACGACCAGGCACAACCAACAGTTGCAACCTTGCCTACTGATGTGTTGACGGAGATTTTGCTGCGACTCCCTGCTGAGAACCTTGTTCAGTTGAAGAGCGTCTGCAAGCGATGGCATAGGTTGATCAATAGCAAGGACTTCGCCGAACTGCATCTTCAACGGTGGAGATTTCAGGGCGGGATCGTGTTCAAGACGCGACGTTGCAAGATCAAGGGCAAGGTCAATCGGGCCTGCCACGAGCTGTTCTTCTGTTTCTCTCTCTGTCCTTACGAATTTTATCTGCTCTCCCAACTGTCCTTTGAATACAATGGCGGGGATCTAAACGTCTACAGGCAAAATGTGCCATTGGAAAATTGTTTGCATGCTCTGAATATCTTCATCTTACTCGACTCCTGCAACGGGTTGGTTCTCTGTGGAATACCTAACCGTGAACCTCAATTGTTCATATGTAATCCGGTCACAAGATCATACAGGTTATTACCTTCCCCCGATATTGATTGCAATTTGGAAGAAGTCTATTGGACATTTACGCATGAtctttcagataaaaaatataggaTTCTCGGGTTATCAGATACAGATTTATTGATTTTCGAGTTGCATGAAGACAAAGATCGGCAGACGACGTGGAAGAAGCTGCACATAAGTTCAAATATTCGTGTCTTTGAATATGATCATGAGATTATGGCCAGGGTCTTCGTGAACGGCAAAATACATTTCCTGGTGAATTACTTGCAGGACGACGGCGATGAGAGAGCCATGGCATGCATGTGCTCTTTTGATATCAAGATGGAAGAGGTGCAAGACGTGGTTTATTTTCCGGAGCTCCGCCCCCTAAAGAGAAGACGTAACTTTAAAGATGCTTTGTTCGCTTCGAATGGGATGTTCTACATCGCTTATAATTTGAGTGGAAAGCAGTTGGATCTGTGGGTTCTTAGGGATGTTGAGAATCCGAAGTGGTCTAGACTCCGGGAAATCCAACTCGAATCTGCTCATGGTCTCTTGCCAATGGGGGAAGGCGGACGGTTCGGATGCCGTGTGAGGTCCATGACAATTCTCGGTGAAGGTAGTAGCTTGCTTGTTAAATATGGAAAGAAAATGTTTGTCTGTGACATGAGTTCTGGCGAAtggaaaagagtctcggaggTCTTCGATGCAATAAATACGCCAGGTTTTTATGGCTGGCATATGGAGAAGAAGCACACGCTTCATGTCAGCAGCCTAATCAGTTGGGGAAATTATTCGCAGGTTGTCAACCAGCCATGCCGCCGCACGTCTCCGTCCGATCCATTTATCTCCTTAAACATCGATGTTATATGTGTCATATGTGTTATCATCAGTATGTGCCTTGGCTTGGCTATTTGGGTTAGGCTTACTTTTTCCGGTGGATTTGCCTTATTTTATATGTGCGAGTGA
- the LOC116201585 gene encoding methyltransferase-like protein 22 isoform X1 → MEQRVESPTSAIDDGDSNRDDEEEEEEVMSEVHIGCPPGTSGPHISLFTISIPPAFVDCVTRDSNLSAEDRSPEHGEVCVDEDGDLVLTRRSKPSTHCFTVTIQHNITSSIPRVGLQVWKAELVLSDFVWHTMSTSSKLDQITAVELGAGTGLVGMLLARAAEKVFLTDRGDDILENCLKNVHLNDGVLNYKAAIYVRELDWMKQWPPEVTLTNIAPQERYSWTCSEIEAAEGASLLLAADVIYSDDLTDALFNTLERLMSRAIEKVLYLALEKRYNFNLDEMDVVANGYSHFRDFVRDEGENDIVDKEVPCFVGKCIDLTQIPRYIDSYDRGDDVELWEIKYVRGKSSLLSNVEGS, encoded by the exons ATGGAGCAGAGAGTTGAATCGCCAACTTCTGCCATCGACGATGGAGATTCGAATagagatgatgaagaagaggaggaggaggtgatGAGTGAGGTTCACATAGGCTGCCCTCCGGGTACCTCGGGCCCCCACATCTCCCTCTTCACCATCTCCATTCCACCAG CTTTTGTAGATTGTGTGACCAGAGATAGTAACCTGTCTGCAGAGGATCGATCTCCGGAGCATGGAGAGGTCTGTGTGGACGAAGATGGTGATCTTGTTCTGACAAGACGGAGCA AGCCATCTACCCATTGTTTTACTGTGACCATACAGCATAATATCACATCTTCCATTCCCAGAGTTGGTTTACAG GTCTGGAAAGCAGAACTAGTGTTGTCAGATTTTGTGTGGCATACTATGTCTACTTCATCCAAACTAGATCAGATCACTGCAGTTGAACTTGGTGCTGGAACAG GGCTGGTTGGTATGTTGCTGGCACGTGCTGCTGAAAAAGTTTTCCTCACAG ATCGTGGAGATGATATCCTTGAGAACTGCTTAAAGAATGTCCACCTCAATGACGGAGTTCTCAATTATAAAGCTGCTATTTATGTACGTGAACTTGATTGGATGAAACAGTGGCCTCCTGAAGTAACACTAACGAACATTGCACCACAAGAAAG GTACTCATGGACTTGCTCAGAAATTGAAGCAGCTGAGGGCGCTTCTTTACTTTTAGCTGCTGATGTAATCTATAGCGATGATCTCACTGATGCATTATTCAATACCTTGGAGAGATTGATGTCTCGAGCAATAGAAAAG GTACTATATTTGGCATTGGAAAAGCGATACAATTTCAATCTCGATGAAATGGATGTTGTTGCAAATGGTTACTCTCACTTTCGGGATTTTGTCAGAGACGAGGGAG AAAACGATATTGTTGACAAGGAGGTGCCATGTTTTGTGGGCAAATGCATCGATCTTACTCAAATTCCACGGTACATAGATTCTTATGATCGGGGAGATGATGTTGAGCTTTGGGAGATCAAGTATGTCAGGGGAAAGTCTTCTTTACTGTCAAACGTCGAGGGATCTTGA
- the LOC116200851 gene encoding actin-binding protein-like, producing MASPSLNLVLSPPPVASSSSSSQSPPPRWFSSSFQPALFPRSSSSPALSRCVCRAAIRIGDIRLRRRSHIVRMAPEEEKMTRRSPLDFPIEWERPKPGRRPDIFPQFSPMKTPLPPPLPADPPEEDEEEEEKKEEEEEDPEKEADPEKPEKQ from the exons ATGGCGTCGCCCTCCCTCAACCTCGTTCTCTCGCCGCCGCCGGtggcctcctcctcctcctcctcgcaATCACCTCCCCCTCGGTGGTTTTCCTCCAGCTTCCAGCCGGCCCTTTTCCCTcgttcctcctcctctccggCTCTCTCACGCTGTGTATGCAGAGCGGCGATAAGAATTGGCGACATTCGGCTCCGGAGGCGGTCTCATATAGTGCGGATGGCTCcggaggaggagaagatgaCCCGCCGCTCCCCTCTCGATTTCCCCATC GAATGGGAAAGGCCGAAGCCTGGCCGTAGACCTGATATATTCCCCCAGTTCAGCCCAATGAAAACGCCGTTGCCACCCCCTCTGCCTGCAGATCCTCCTGAAGAGgacgaagaagaggaagagaagaaagaggaagaagaggaagatccCGAAAAGGAGGCAGACCCAGAAAAGCCTGAAAAGCAATAG